A window of the Halobacterium hubeiense genome harbors these coding sequences:
- a CDS encoding type IV pilin: MKVSFEIPDFDERGVSPVIGVILMVAITVILAAVIASFVLGFGDSVSENVQAGADVSQTNDGNASVTWISEGNAVNLSVSTTSTDTNATSGVNLAEVGDSVKVYNTASGPISTTITVTAYGEGGSQTVVTQEEVTLTNSTA, encoded by the coding sequence ATGAAAGTCAGCTTCGAGATTCCGGACTTCGACGAACGCGGCGTGTCGCCGGTCATCGGCGTCATCCTGATGGTCGCGATTACAGTCATCCTGGCTGCCGTCATCGCCAGCTTCGTACTCGGCTTCGGCGACTCCGTCAGCGAAAACGTACAGGCCGGCGCCGACGTCAGTCAGACCAACGACGGGAACGCAAGTGTGACGTGGATTAGTGAAGGAAATGCGGTTAACCTCAGTGTCTCCACGACTAGCACCGACACTAATGCCACTAGTGGCGTGAATCTCGCTGAAGTTGGGGACAGCGTGAAGGTATACAACACTGCGTCCGGCCCAATCTCTACCACGATTACGGTTACCGCGTACGGTGAGGGTGGTTCTCAGACTGTCGTCACTCAGGAAGAAGTCACACTCACGAACAGCACTGCGTAA
- a CDS encoding PLP-dependent cysteine synthase family protein gives MTTHRRPLDSVLETIGETPLVRVAASPDDVPVYAKLESFNPGASVKDRIGKYMLEQMLDSGELPDGGTIVEPTAGNTGIGFAVAAGQLGVDAVFVVPERFSVEKQQLMRALGADVINTPTEDGMGGAIDRAHELADELDDAVVPQQFSNPLNPEAHYETTGPEIGEALDGEVGALVAGCGTAGTLMGTGRYLREQVPELHVTAVEPKGSLYATTKGRDVEQGEYKTEGIGTHDPSTNELFDPEFVDDVVQIPDEDTHAEMQRLAAEEGQLVASSSAANCLAALDVAERAAAGDLALPHDCVVTVFPDSSERYLSKGVYGSYEEWEG, from the coding sequence ATGACCACCCACCGGAGGCCGCTGGACTCGGTGCTGGAGACGATCGGCGAGACGCCGCTCGTGCGCGTCGCCGCGTCGCCGGACGACGTCCCGGTGTACGCGAAACTGGAGTCGTTCAACCCCGGGGCGAGCGTGAAAGACCGCATCGGGAAGTACATGCTCGAACAGATGCTGGACTCCGGCGAACTCCCCGACGGGGGGACTATTGTGGAGCCGACCGCCGGCAACACCGGCATCGGGTTCGCGGTCGCCGCCGGCCAGCTCGGCGTCGACGCGGTGTTCGTCGTGCCCGAGCGCTTCAGCGTCGAGAAACAGCAGCTGATGCGCGCGCTCGGTGCGGACGTCATCAACACCCCCACCGAGGACGGGATGGGCGGCGCCATCGACCGCGCCCACGAGCTCGCCGACGAACTCGACGACGCGGTCGTCCCCCAGCAGTTCTCGAACCCCCTGAACCCGGAAGCCCACTACGAGACCACCGGCCCCGAAATCGGCGAGGCGCTCGACGGTGAGGTCGGCGCGCTCGTCGCCGGCTGTGGCACCGCGGGCACGCTGATGGGCACGGGCCGGTACCTCCGCGAGCAGGTCCCCGAGTTGCACGTCACGGCCGTCGAACCGAAGGGGTCGCTGTACGCGACCACGAAGGGCCGGGACGTCGAACAGGGCGAGTACAAGACCGAGGGCATCGGCACCCACGACCCCTCGACGAACGAGCTGTTCGACCCCGAGTTCGTGGACGACGTCGTCCAGATTCCCGACGAGGACACCCACGCCGAGATGCAGCGGCTCGCCGCAGAGGAGGGCCAACTGGTCGCGTCCAGCTCCGCGGCGAACTGCCTGGCGGCGCTGGACGTCGCCGAGCGCGCGGCGGCCGGCGACCTCGCCCTCCCCCACGACTGCGTCGTCACCGTCTTCCCGGACTCCAGCGAGCGCTACCTCTCGAAGGGCGTCTACGGCAGCTACGAGGAGTGGGAGGGGTGA
- a CDS encoding TrmB family transcriptional regulator, translating to MTTNENAEEAVDVLQELGLKEYEAKCFVGLTRIPTGTAKKLSEVTDVPRTRIYDAIRVLEAQGLVEVQHSSPQQFRAVPLSEATETLRDQYESRVEQLRDALEAVESVDSETEPSVQEVWTLTGQTAIANRANQLVADADREVVLVVGDDSLLTDELVAQLNAIPEGADLAIGAVSASAQAEIQAAVPDATTFISGLEWLRSDPDAEHDVAIGRLLLVDRSAFLVSSIMPDTHTEQAIFGTGVGNGLVVLARRLMAQGLVPSRDPGQVGE from the coding sequence ATGACTACGAACGAGAACGCCGAGGAGGCCGTCGACGTCCTCCAAGAACTCGGCTTGAAAGAGTACGAAGCGAAGTGCTTCGTCGGGCTGACGCGGATTCCGACGGGCACGGCGAAAAAGCTCAGCGAGGTCACGGACGTGCCGCGAACCCGGATTTACGACGCGATTCGGGTCCTGGAAGCACAGGGGCTGGTCGAAGTCCAGCACTCCAGCCCCCAGCAGTTCCGTGCCGTCCCCCTGTCGGAGGCCACCGAGACGCTGCGCGACCAGTACGAGTCCCGCGTCGAACAGCTCCGGGACGCGCTGGAAGCCGTCGAGAGCGTCGACAGCGAGACGGAGCCCTCGGTCCAGGAGGTGTGGACGCTCACTGGACAGACCGCGATTGCGAACCGCGCGAACCAGCTCGTCGCCGACGCCGACCGCGAAGTGGTGCTCGTGGTCGGCGACGACTCCCTGCTGACCGACGAGCTCGTCGCCCAGTTGAACGCCATCCCGGAGGGCGCCGACCTCGCCATCGGCGCCGTCTCGGCGTCCGCGCAGGCCGAGATTCAGGCCGCCGTCCCGGACGCGACCACGTTCATCTCTGGGCTGGAGTGGCTCCGCAGCGACCCCGACGCCGAACACGACGTCGCCATCGGCCGACTGCTCCTCGTGGACCGGTCGGCGTTCCTCGTGAGTTCCATCATGCCGGACACGCACACTGAGCAAGCCATCTTCGGCACCGGCGTCGGGAACGGGCTCGTCGTCCTCGCGCGCCGACTCATGGCGCAGGGGCTCGTGCCGAGCCGCGACCCCGGACAGGTCGGCGAGTAG
- a CDS encoding DUF7504 family protein, with protein sequence MTDDYTFEGLPLESLRPGTTVLVAGPSHAGTRHLAFRMLSGPPEEGAILVSTNQRAGRIADDWARSGFELDEDRAAILDCVGDDDQNVPAQVLSVSGPSDLTGIGMRYSDVYRTFRESGVERVRTGLFSVSTLLSFGDLKTVSRFVHTLVGRIDAVDGVGVFCIDPGMHDEQTVSTITQFCSARLDVRETETGQQLRARGIPDQPRGWVDFEVTE encoded by the coding sequence ATGACTGACGACTACACCTTCGAGGGGTTGCCGCTGGAGTCGCTGCGACCGGGAACGACCGTGCTCGTCGCCGGGCCGTCCCACGCGGGCACGCGCCACCTCGCGTTCCGGATGCTCTCCGGGCCGCCCGAGGAGGGCGCGATTCTCGTCAGCACGAACCAGCGCGCCGGCCGCATCGCCGACGACTGGGCACGCAGCGGGTTCGAACTCGACGAGGACCGGGCGGCCATCCTCGACTGCGTGGGCGACGACGACCAGAACGTCCCCGCGCAGGTGCTGTCGGTGTCGGGGCCGTCGGACCTGACCGGCATCGGGATGCGCTACTCGGACGTCTACCGGACGTTCCGGGAGTCCGGCGTCGAGCGCGTGCGCACCGGCCTGTTCTCGGTGTCCACGCTGCTGTCGTTCGGCGACCTCAAGACCGTCTCGCGGTTCGTGCACACGCTCGTCGGCCGCATCGACGCCGTGGACGGCGTCGGCGTGTTCTGCATCGACCCCGGGATGCACGACGAGCAGACCGTGAGCACGATTACGCAGTTCTGCTCGGCGCGCCTCGACGTCCGCGAGACCGAGACCGGCCAGCAGTTGCGCGCCCGCGGCATCCCCGACCAGCCCCGCGGGTGGGTGGACTTCGAAGTGACGGAGTAG
- a CDS encoding AIM24 family protein: MDISTLPQAADADADGFRKENNRLLGIPVDGSVMIRAGSMVSYTGELTFTGKSSAEGGLTGFVKEAVTSEGTPVMVAEGTGYLYVADRSKKVQILDLDDGESVSVNGNDVLAFDAGVDYEISTIGSLSGAAAGGLTNVYLTGPGEVAITTHGDPLVLEPPVKTDPDATVAWSDALSPSFSVNKAFEIGQTSGESVQMEFTGNEGFVVIQPHEEGGQMQ; encoded by the coding sequence ATGGACATCTCGACCCTCCCACAGGCCGCCGACGCCGACGCCGACGGCTTCCGCAAGGAGAACAACCGCCTCCTCGGCATCCCCGTGGACGGCAGCGTGATGATTCGCGCCGGCTCGATGGTCAGCTACACCGGCGAGTTGACGTTCACCGGGAAGTCAAGCGCCGAGGGCGGGCTCACCGGCTTCGTCAAGGAAGCGGTGACCAGCGAGGGGACGCCCGTGATGGTCGCGGAAGGCACCGGCTACCTCTACGTCGCCGACCGCAGCAAGAAAGTCCAGATTCTGGACCTCGACGACGGCGAGTCCGTCTCGGTCAACGGCAACGACGTGCTCGCGTTCGACGCCGGCGTCGACTACGAGATCAGCACCATCGGCAGCCTCTCCGGCGCAGCCGCCGGCGGCCTGACGAACGTCTATCTCACCGGCCCGGGCGAGGTCGCCATCACGACCCACGGCGACCCGCTGGTCCTCGAACCGCCCGTGAAGACCGACCCCGACGCGACCGTGGCGTGGAGCGACGCGCTCTCGCCGTCGTTCTCCGTGAACAAGGCGTTCGAAATCGGGCAGACCTCCGGTGAGTCCGTCCAGATGGAGTTCACCGGCAACGAAGGGTTCGTCGTCATCCAGCCCCACGAGGAAGGCGGTCAGATGCAGTAG
- a CDS encoding nucleotidyl transferase family protein — protein sequence MSALRDHYEAVREEFGYDRPDVDIGSLSASLVDRAFVAATDADALRQAGDRDTLFVASAGLTGPPHVGTLGQMYAVKRFHEAGFDAQFLLADYEKYASDGRDLDAVRDLADDYRTFLDRIGYGGEVRTQYDDRGVMQTAFRLAPHVEFEDGPEFDAESTEWVRRVRAAYDDDQQPPADATGSTDFGSRTAELLCLADFLHPTVAGGYDQTVFVLGVDEHALALANDYYAAKTPFEPAFEGLFTRMVPGLDGYPKMAKTIPGSGITMEMAPGEVRRLVREADDGATPAESTVYQMLCLVSEHDGKRLDELADACRAGGEEWDAAVEAYADFLADLAAAWPA from the coding sequence GTGTCCGCCCTACGTGATCACTACGAGGCCGTGCGCGAGGAGTTCGGCTACGACCGCCCGGACGTCGACATCGGGTCGCTGTCGGCGTCGCTGGTGGACCGCGCGTTCGTCGCGGCGACCGACGCCGACGCGCTCCGGCAGGCGGGTGACCGCGACACGCTGTTCGTCGCGAGCGCGGGGCTCACCGGGCCGCCGCACGTCGGCACGCTCGGGCAGATGTACGCCGTGAAGCGCTTCCACGAGGCGGGCTTCGACGCGCAGTTCCTGCTCGCGGACTACGAGAAGTACGCCAGCGACGGCCGCGACCTCGACGCGGTCCGCGACCTCGCCGACGACTACCGGACGTTCCTCGACCGAATCGGGTACGGCGGCGAGGTGCGCACGCAGTACGACGACCGCGGCGTGATGCAGACGGCGTTCCGGCTGGCGCCGCACGTCGAGTTCGAGGACGGCCCCGAGTTCGACGCGGAGTCGACCGAGTGGGTGCGGCGGGTGCGCGCGGCCTACGACGACGACCAGCAGCCGCCCGCGGACGCGACCGGCAGCACCGACTTCGGGAGCCGGACGGCGGAACTGCTCTGTCTCGCCGACTTCCTCCATCCGACGGTCGCCGGCGGCTACGACCAGACGGTGTTCGTGCTCGGCGTCGACGAGCACGCGCTCGCGCTCGCGAACGACTACTACGCGGCGAAGACGCCGTTCGAGCCCGCCTTCGAGGGGCTGTTCACGCGCATGGTCCCGGGGCTGGACGGCTACCCGAAGATGGCGAAGACGATTCCGGGGTCGGGCATCACGATGGAGATGGCGCCCGGGGAGGTCCGGCGACTCGTCCGCGAGGCCGACGACGGCGCGACGCCCGCCGAGTCCACCGTCTACCAGATGCTGTGCCTGGTCTCCGAGCACGACGGCAAGCGCCTCGACGAGCTGGCGGACGCCTGCCGGGCGGGCGGCGAGGAGTGGGACGCCGCCGTCGAGGCGTACGCGGACTTCCTCGCGGACCTCGCGGCGGCGTGGCCGGCGTAG
- a CDS encoding YhbY family RNA-binding protein produces the protein MSEDLAKQAHEADVTVWVGKAGVDAVADELSDQLDDRDVVKVKFLRSARGDGSTEELADELADLSDGEVVETRGNTAVYQ, from the coding sequence ATGAGCGAGGACCTAGCGAAGCAAGCCCACGAGGCCGACGTCACGGTCTGGGTGGGGAAGGCGGGCGTGGACGCGGTCGCGGACGAACTCTCGGACCAACTGGACGACCGGGACGTCGTGAAAGTGAAGTTCCTGCGGTCGGCGCGCGGCGACGGCTCCACCGAGGAGCTCGCGGACGAGCTGGCGGACCTCTCCGACGGCGAGGTCGTCGAGACGCGGGGCAACACGGCGGTGTACCAGTAA
- a CDS encoding GAF domain-containing protein translates to MILCVDPETPARERTAAALADAGFGVVEAESLAGAHEALGEHVVECVVTEHALPDGTGLELVETARERYPDAACVLFTATPLDDVDTGAFGDVVAEYVRKDDDHDELVSVVEHALAFRSQTAYPLPEDEGARVAALEQYAADPAELGSSLDRLTELATALFGVDAAAVGVIDAHTEEFLSCHGVSFDPMDREDTVCTYAILDDGVTVVEDVQDDPRFADNEGLAAANIRFYASAPLVTPEGRAIGTFCIYDDQPRGFDERDRELLSLLGDEAMEQLTLRRRIRDADGGDGDD, encoded by the coding sequence ATGATTCTCTGCGTGGACCCCGAGACGCCAGCCCGCGAGCGCACGGCGGCCGCGCTCGCGGACGCCGGCTTCGGCGTCGTCGAGGCCGAGTCGCTGGCCGGGGCGCACGAGGCGCTCGGCGAGCACGTCGTCGAGTGCGTGGTCACCGAGCACGCCCTCCCCGACGGCACCGGCCTCGAACTCGTGGAGACGGCGCGCGAGCGCTACCCCGACGCGGCGTGCGTGCTGTTCACGGCGACCCCGCTGGACGACGTCGACACCGGCGCGTTCGGCGACGTCGTCGCGGAGTACGTGCGCAAGGACGACGACCACGACGAACTCGTCTCGGTGGTCGAGCACGCGCTCGCGTTCCGCAGTCAGACCGCGTACCCGCTCCCCGAGGACGAGGGCGCGCGGGTCGCCGCGCTCGAACAGTACGCCGCCGACCCCGCGGAACTCGGCTCGTCGCTGGACCGGCTGACCGAACTGGCGACCGCGCTGTTCGGCGTCGACGCCGCCGCGGTCGGCGTCATCGACGCCCACACCGAGGAGTTCCTGTCGTGTCACGGCGTCAGCTTCGACCCGATGGACCGCGAGGATACCGTCTGCACGTACGCGATTCTGGACGACGGCGTGACCGTCGTCGAGGACGTACAGGACGACCCGCGCTTCGCGGACAACGAGGGGCTGGCGGCGGCGAACATCCGGTTCTACGCGAGCGCGCCGCTCGTGACTCCCGAGGGACGAGCCATCGGGACGTTCTGCATCTACGACGACCAGCCCCGGGGCTTCGACGAACGCGACCGCGAGCTGCTGTCGCTGCTCGGCGACGAGGCGATGGAGCAGTTGACGCTGCGCCGGCGCATCCGCGACGCCGACGGAGGTGACGGTGATGACTGA
- a CDS encoding ribonuclease P protein component 4 has protein sequence MSIAAERIERLHALARRAARAGDDDRAREYVRLAHRLAERNRLQFPCEFRRFTCDACDAYLIPGRNARVRTRDGHVVVTCDCGHQSRYPYE, from the coding sequence ATGTCCATCGCGGCGGAGCGAATCGAGCGACTGCACGCCCTCGCGCGGCGAGCGGCGCGGGCCGGCGACGACGACCGCGCCCGCGAGTACGTCCGGCTGGCGCACCGGCTCGCGGAACGCAACCGGCTCCAGTTTCCCTGCGAGTTCCGGCGGTTCACCTGCGACGCCTGCGACGCCTACCTGATTCCCGGCCGCAACGCCCGCGTCCGCACGCGGGACGGCCACGTCGTCGTCACCTGCGACTGCGGCCACCAGTCTCGGTACCCCTACGAGTAG
- a CDS encoding TrmB family transcriptional regulator, translating into MSPDTSDDARAVAIEQLEQFGLSTYAARTFVALVGLGTGTAKDVSRVADVPRTRVYDAVDELRGHGLVDVQQSTPKEFWAISAETTGGKVEREWRHRTAVLTEALDEIEPIERRDEQRGVWTVSGRETVTDRVLEFVENAEDRIVYMTVGELLTEDVVDALEAAAGRGVAIELAGVSPDVQDRIQREVPDAELFESLWMWSDTPAGRLMMVDGETTLVSVLVDGENGRPSTPESETAIWGSGESNSLVVVLRAIFTWRLNDAE; encoded by the coding sequence ATGAGTCCTGATACATCCGACGACGCGCGCGCTGTCGCTATCGAACAGCTCGAACAGTTCGGCCTGAGCACGTACGCCGCGCGCACGTTCGTCGCGCTCGTCGGGCTCGGCACCGGGACCGCCAAGGACGTCAGCCGGGTCGCGGACGTGCCCCGGACGCGGGTCTACGACGCCGTCGACGAGCTCCGCGGCCACGGGCTCGTCGACGTCCAGCAGTCCACGCCCAAGGAGTTCTGGGCCATCTCCGCGGAGACGACCGGCGGGAAAGTCGAACGCGAGTGGCGACACCGCACGGCCGTTCTCACGGAAGCGCTGGACGAGATCGAACCGATAGAGCGCCGCGACGAGCAGCGCGGCGTCTGGACGGTCTCGGGCCGGGAGACGGTGACCGACCGCGTGCTGGAGTTCGTCGAGAACGCCGAGGACCGCATCGTCTACATGACCGTCGGGGAGCTGCTCACCGAGGACGTCGTGGACGCCCTCGAAGCCGCCGCGGGCCGCGGCGTGGCCATCGAGCTGGCGGGCGTGTCGCCGGACGTCCAAGACCGCATCCAGCGGGAGGTGCCCGACGCCGAGCTGTTCGAGTCGCTGTGGATGTGGTCGGACACGCCCGCGGGCCGGCTCATGATGGTCGACGGCGAGACGACGCTCGTGAGCGTGCTCGTGGACGGCGAGAACGGCCGGCCCTCGACCCCGGAGTCGGAGACGGCCATCTGGGGGAGCGGCGAGTCGAACAGCCTCGTCGTCGTGCTGCGGGCGATTTTCACGTGGCGCCTCAACGACGCCGAGTAG
- a CDS encoding RAD55 family ATPase: protein MYELGAAFSDVDVEPGTNVLVEGPPMSGKRDLGFEVLATGARDGEGSIVVSTKDSAERVIEDFAEHVGDTEPLLGVVDCVTKQQGMGTATESELVRYASSPVDLTGIGIELSELLRALYQQRGVTRNRILLHSLSTLLMYSDLQTVFRFLHVFTGRVQSADALGVFVVDSSAHDEQTVSTLKQLFDGIVTLREREDGGFEARLVGIEDGTGWRDL from the coding sequence ATGTACGAGCTTGGCGCGGCCTTCTCGGACGTGGACGTCGAGCCGGGAACGAATGTCCTCGTGGAGGGGCCGCCGATGAGCGGCAAGCGCGACCTCGGGTTCGAGGTTCTCGCGACCGGTGCCCGCGACGGTGAGGGGTCTATCGTCGTGTCGACGAAGGACAGCGCCGAGCGCGTCATCGAGGACTTCGCCGAGCACGTCGGCGACACCGAGCCGCTGCTGGGCGTCGTCGACTGCGTCACGAAACAGCAGGGGATGGGGACGGCGACCGAGTCAGAGCTCGTCCGGTACGCGTCCTCGCCGGTGGACCTGACGGGCATCGGTATCGAGCTCTCCGAGCTGCTGCGCGCGCTCTACCAGCAGCGCGGCGTCACCCGCAACCGCATCCTCCTGCACTCGCTGTCGACGCTGCTGATGTACTCGGACCTCCAGACGGTGTTCCGGTTCCTGCACGTGTTCACGGGGCGCGTGCAGTCCGCGGACGCCCTCGGCGTGTTCGTCGTCGACTCCAGCGCCCACGACGAGCAGACGGTGAGCACGCTCAAGCAGCTGTTCGACGGCATCGTCACGCTCCGCGAGCGCGAGGACGGCGGCTTCGAGGCGCGGCTCGTCGGCATCGAGGACGGCACCGGCTGGCGCGACCTGTAG
- a CDS encoding DUF5798 family protein: MGFGSTAKKLQKVTEMADKLYERFERLREQVNDLTETVEDTHGRVAELEAELAEQRALVEALAEKEGVDVEAVVGEADAEAASAGVTDSGSDGADGND, translated from the coding sequence ATGGGATTCGGCTCGACCGCGAAGAAGCTCCAGAAAGTCACGGAGATGGCGGACAAGCTCTACGAGCGCTTCGAGCGGCTCCGCGAGCAGGTCAACGACCTGACCGAGACCGTCGAGGACACCCACGGCCGCGTCGCCGAGCTCGAAGCCGAGCTCGCCGAGCAGCGCGCGCTCGTGGAAGCGCTCGCCGAGAAGGAGGGCGTGGACGTCGAAGCCGTCGTCGGCGAGGCCGACGCCGAGGCCGCGAGCGCCGGTGTGACAGACAGCGGCAGCGACGGTGCGGATGGCAACGACTAA
- a CDS encoding mechanosensitive ion channel family protein: MPVEPLPFIEDLVPQYAGAITQFLYFVAAFAAIYLVGKAVVRPLFDRVLRRRDLDSHARKPLQRLVNFAIVFVAISVAFGFAGYGNFLTSLATIAAAATLAVGFAMQDVIQNFVAGVFIYTDEPFRVDDWIEWDDNAGVVEDISLRVTRVRTFDNELLTVPNSNLTDGVIKNPVAKDKLRQQFLFGIGYDDDIDEATEIIVEEAEAHENILDDPGVTVRLTELGDSYVGLKSRFWIANPSRSDFVKTRSEYVQSVKERFDEAGIDIPYPIRTLNGEVEISGSPATDHLE; this comes from the coding sequence ATGCCAGTGGAGCCGCTGCCGTTCATCGAGGACCTCGTGCCGCAGTACGCGGGCGCAATCACGCAGTTCCTCTACTTCGTCGCGGCGTTCGCCGCCATCTACCTCGTCGGGAAGGCGGTGGTGCGGCCGCTGTTCGACCGCGTGCTCCGCCGCCGCGACCTCGACTCGCACGCCCGCAAGCCGCTCCAGCGGCTCGTGAACTTCGCCATCGTCTTCGTCGCCATCTCGGTGGCGTTCGGGTTCGCGGGCTACGGGAACTTCCTGACGAGCCTCGCGACCATCGCCGCCGCGGCGACGCTCGCCGTCGGGTTCGCGATGCAGGACGTCATCCAGAACTTCGTCGCGGGCGTGTTCATCTACACGGACGAGCCGTTCCGCGTCGACGACTGGATCGAGTGGGACGACAACGCCGGCGTCGTCGAGGACATCAGCCTCCGCGTCACCCGCGTGCGCACGTTCGACAACGAACTGCTGACGGTGCCGAACTCGAATCTCACGGACGGCGTCATCAAGAACCCGGTGGCGAAGGACAAGCTCCGCCAGCAGTTCCTGTTCGGCATCGGCTACGACGATGACATCGACGAGGCCACCGAAATCATCGTCGAGGAGGCCGAAGCCCACGAGAACATCCTCGACGACCCCGGCGTGACCGTGCGGCTGACCGAACTCGGTGACTCCTACGTCGGACTCAAGTCCCGGTTCTGGATCGCCAACCCCTCGCGGTCGGACTTCGTGAAGACCCGCAGCGAGTACGTCCAGTCGGTCAAGGAGCGCTTCGACGAGGCGGGTATCGACATCCCGTACCCGATTCGCACCCTGAACGGCGAGGTCGAGATTTCGGGGTCGCCGGCGACCGACCACCTCGAATAG
- a CDS encoding geranylgeranylglycerol-phosphate geranylgeranyltransferase, translated as MSVAGTVRGLVELTRPVNTVAAGALTFIGAFVAGGAFAEPVATAAAVGATWFATAAGMAINDYFDREIDRINNPERAIPRGAVSARGALAFSLALFAGAVALALLLPPLALGIAAVNLLGLVTYTEYFKGLPGAGNALVAYLVGSTFLFGAAAVGDPLAGGVLAVLAALSTFTREVIKDVEDVAGDREEGLRTLPIVMGERRALVLGTVLLIVAVLASPVPYLAGTFGVWYLVVVVPADAVMLAAAYRSFDDPEAGQQLLKAGTFVAAVAFVAGRLAAP; from the coding sequence ATGAGCGTGGCGGGGACAGTTCGAGGGCTGGTGGAGCTCACGCGGCCGGTGAACACGGTCGCGGCGGGCGCGTTGACGTTCATCGGGGCGTTCGTCGCTGGCGGGGCGTTCGCGGAGCCGGTGGCGACGGCGGCCGCGGTGGGGGCGACGTGGTTCGCGACGGCGGCGGGGATGGCGATTAACGACTACTTCGACCGGGAAATCGACCGCATCAACAACCCGGAGCGCGCGATTCCGCGGGGGGCGGTGTCGGCCCGGGGCGCGCTGGCGTTCAGCCTCGCGCTGTTCGCGGGTGCGGTGGCGCTGGCGCTGTTGTTGCCGCCGCTGGCGCTGGGCATCGCGGCGGTGAACCTCCTCGGGCTGGTGACGTACACGGAGTACTTCAAGGGGCTGCCGGGCGCGGGGAACGCGCTGGTGGCGTACCTCGTGGGGAGCACGTTCTTGTTCGGCGCGGCCGCGGTCGGCGACCCGCTGGCGGGCGGCGTGCTCGCGGTGCTGGCGGCGCTGTCGACGTTCACGCGCGAGGTCATCAAAGACGTCGAGGACGTGGCGGGGGACCGCGAGGAGGGACTGCGAACGCTCCCCATCGTGATGGGGGAGCGGCGTGCGCTCGTCCTCGGGACAGTCCTGTTGATCGTCGCGGTGCTGGCGAGTCCGGTGCCGTACCTCGCGGGGACGTTCGGCGTCTGGTACCTGGTCGTCGTGGTGCCGGCGGACGCGGTGATGCTGGCGGCGGCGTACCGGAGCTTCGACGACCCGGAGGCGGGCCAGCAACTCCTGAAGGCCGGGACGTTCGTCGCCGCTGTGGCGTTCGTCGCGGGTCGGCTGGCCGCCCCGTGA
- a CDS encoding CoA-binding protein, producing MPVESDAELAEILEYDHVAVVGCSSTPGKDAHDVPQYLLDHGYDVIPVNPYADEIFGRAAYDSLADVDEQVDVVDVFRPSEEVAGIVDEAIARDDVQVVWTQLGIKDDDAARRAEDAGLRVVQDKCIKVEHGRLRA from the coding sequence ATGCCCGTCGAATCCGACGCGGAACTCGCCGAGATTCTGGAGTACGACCACGTCGCCGTCGTCGGGTGTTCCTCGACGCCGGGGAAGGACGCCCACGACGTGCCGCAGTACCTGCTGGACCACGGCTACGACGTGATTCCCGTGAACCCGTACGCCGACGAAATCTTCGGCCGGGCGGCGTACGACTCGCTGGCCGACGTCGACGAGCAGGTGGACGTGGTGGACGTGTTCCGGCCCAGCGAGGAGGTCGCGGGCATCGTCGACGAAGCGATCGCGCGCGACGACGTGCAGGTCGTGTGGACGCAACTGGGCATTAAGGACGACGACGCCGCCCGGCGCGCCGAGGACGCGGGACTACGCGTCGTCCAGGACAAGTGCATCAAAGTCGAACACGGTCGCTTGAGGGCCTGA